ATTTTTGTTAAATATTCTAAATATTGGATTATTTAGGTCAAAAGTTCTGTACACAGTGGCAAAAAGGTACTGCGGCGTACAAATACAAAGTTTTGGAAGAATGTGGCTTCAACTACAACTATTTCTACTTTGTCTCCTTAAGTATAAAATCAGATATTTAGACAAGTTGTTGCATCCACGAGTTCATTCTAAAAGCTACGACGAGGTTTAAGAATCAAATTTTGCAAATTGAAGAGGTGTAACTATACCCCCATCACAACAAAACACATTTCAACCCTCTAGATTCTTCCTTGGAGTTATTCTTTTTCTGATTAATCTCGATCTTCAGTTTGATCTTTTTGAATCACAAGTAACGCTTAAGCTGTTCTGTTCTGTAGTTCAATTAATTGTTTATCTTAACGTGTAATGTTGGATGTACGAATGTGTTTCATGTGGTGTGGGAATATGGGAGGATAGTTTCCTTGGTCAGCAAAAGCATTGGGTTGTCACCCACTGTCTGATCTTTTGTCTTGAAGATGCTATGGTAGGTATTGAGAGGCCGTTGCATACCGATCTGAATTCAATATTTACTCCGTTACATAATAAGTGTCGCCTTAACCACAAatatccatattaaaaaatcaatatggtgaagtttactaaattacctctatataataaaaataaattacttttttcctcttaattagagcatgcacaagtaccAATCCTTTTGATATTTGGAATCCAATAATACAAGTTACTATGTAGTTTTTTCAATCACTATTTGGGTGTTACTTTAACTTATCAATTTTTGTCTAAGGGTGGAGttggaaaaaactagtcaatttatgtcttggtttcttaagatgacacttattatgcgATAATTTTTTtgactaaggtgacacttattatgggccGGAGAGAGTACTTTTGAAGCAGAGCATATAGTTATGTTTAAAAATTTGAGTATTAAATTTATAAcaaatagtactccctctgtttcaatttgtttgtgttACTTTTATTCTTCATTCGTTTAAAAAAGAACGCATCTTTccttttttgacaactctttaatttcaactttccaTCTGACACTAAgaacccgtttggattagctgaaaaaaagtgacttttaagcataagtgcttaaagtattttttaagtgttgaaagttattttataaataagtagttacgtgtttggataaaagtgcttaaatggtttttagaagtaagggtaagattgaaattaacagaaaatataagagataaaaggataaagttgttggtcaaacatgacttttcagcaaaaaaaaaaaagttggagttgagcaacttcttgattttggcttattttaaacactttttaacttaatttaagccgTTTTCTGTTTTACCAAACacccaaataaattaaaaaataacttataagctggtttgaccaacttataagtcaatccaaacgggctctaagaccACAAAATTAAAGGGCATTTTAATACATTTCATATATTTTGAGTTTAAGTCTACAAAATTTAAAACTCTcttttattttctaaaatttCATATCAAGTCAAAACCAAGATAAACAAATTAAAACGGTAGATCTGATTCCATAATTTTAAATTACTAACAGATTCAATGCTAAAAATCTAAGGCTGAATCATAAAACCTAAAATCTTGGATCTGCGGAGCCGGTGCCCCCTCTAAAATGTTAGTCTGTTCACATGTCGAGGTGAGGACGTATTAACTTGgagaagtttcttgaatttatctTGCGGTTACTACTGTATGTTAATGTAGCGTACCTGTGAGGATATTATCTTCCATTCATAAATTTAGACTTTTTGTATAATGAGACGCTCCCTTATATTTTACTAGCACCAATGGTTCGATACTAGTAGATCTCATAAAAGAGCATGCATTAGTTCCTTATTGCGAGTATACATGGAATGTCAAGTCAAATgtgactttttcttttttttaatacatTTGACTGGCAGGAATGGTGGGTTATACCAGTTCAACAATCTTGTGCACAAATTGAAAAGTTTTCATCGCGAAGCTTAAGAATCCGATGTTCCTATATGGTTTCTTTCAACTAGATGGTCTTCACTCTTCAGATGCTTTTGCTGGAGGAAAAATATTCTGGAAAACCTAACTCCTGTAAGAGCTAACAATGTAGCACCAGGCACAAACAGAATGTCTGGAACGGATTTCATAAATTTGAGCTGAGGTACACGTTCACCGGCTTTCTTGGCTGCCATTGCTGCAGGGGGTGTTGCCAGCCCAATCATAAGTGAAAACTTATCTAACTTGTTTGGTTGTATATGCTCCTTCAGGAACTTTAAGACAATCTCATTCTTAAGTTCTTCATTGGGTTGGGCTTCCCTTTCCATAAAACAATTCTATATTTGCCACACATGCATTAGCAACCAGTTTGTGGGTGATGTTCGTGCACGTGTgtaatttgtgtgtgtgtgtgcgtgtgtatAATATATACGGAGAGAGAGAGATAGCAACCTTAATTTCTTGATACGGAGGCACATCCCAGTGCTTGCCAGGCAATGCTTCATTCACAGATCTGTGGTTGAAAGAAGTTTCGGCGTTACCCAAGATAATGGTTTTATAGTTTCATTTATCCTAAGAACAAACCAGATGCTGGCAGTTTGACGGGCACCCAAACGataatatatttataaataaGGCCATGTAGATTATTGTAAGTTTATCGGAGTTTTGGACAAAGAATCTTACATGAAAATGCTGAGAACCGCCAGATGGAAATCTCGGAATTCCTTGatattttttttcatgaattcctCATGGAATTTATCCGTCACCTTACCTATAACCGGTGTTATTGGCGATCCTGTAGAGTTGAATGGTTATGGTTTACAAATGTCAATGCCTTCTGAATATATGACATACAAGCTAAGATATGCTCAAAGAAAGGAAGGAGATGAAGAATTGAGAAGATTAGCAAAGTATAAGTTTTAAAAGAGAAGTGAAGATGATTGACCTTTTCCCGCTAAGCTCATGATCAGACCCATCTTGGCGATTATGAACAAACAAATTCATTGTAGTATTTAAAGAAAGAGAACAAAAGACGAGCGAAGAGGATAAGAATGGCTTGTTAGTCTATCTAGGTGACCAGTGCAAGCAAAGAATCCAGTAACTAAGTTCCATTGGTTTGCTAGGATCTGATTCTTTACTTTCATCAAGCTTTAGCTTAAACTGGAATCTACACGATGGCTCCCACATGATGCTCTGATTTTCCCTTGCAACAGTTATCCCAAAAGAACCATATCTTGTGCCAGGGACATTTTTGACTCCTGACCAACACTAACATTTAAACTTTCATCATGTGGGAGCTCATTGTGTAGATTCTTGACTTTTATCAAGCTTTAGCTTAAGCTGGAACCTATAGGATGGGCTCCCACATGACATACTGCCTTTATCACCCATCAGTCACTCCTCCAAAAGAACCATACTTGTGCAGCGGTCATTTCTGATTACTAACCAACACAGACATTCAAGTACCAATTTTCTCTTGATCTTCAGTCTGAGGCCCTTCTTATGGTTCACAACGTTTAGTTTATAAAATGCACTCTTAACAAAGACAAGTTCTACACGTTACAATCGCATAAACTCCTTTCTCGGGAAGGTCAGGGTGTTTATCATGTCTCCTTATAATAGATTGTGCTCTTCGCACCCATTTTGATTGTCGTGCATGTATATTTAACCTCAAGGCTGAGATCTGATATGAGGAAAAGCTACACAATGTATACAAGCTGCGACACAAATGTTAAAATTCAGCCAATCCAATATCATTACTATAAGGTGTATCCAGAACTCTCATGTACAACAGCAAATGTTCCAATAGAAGATGTATTTCCTCACACTGTGCAT
The sequence above is a segment of the Lycium barbarum isolate Lr01 chromosome 6, ASM1917538v2, whole genome shotgun sequence genome. Coding sequences within it:
- the LOC132644473 gene encoding uncharacterized protein LOC132644473, coding for MNLFVHNRQDGSDHELSGKRSVNEALPGKHWDVPPYQEIKNCFMEREAQPNEELKNEIVLKFLKEHIQPNKLDKFSLMIGLATPPAAMAAKKAGERVPQLKFMKSVPDILFVPGATLLALTGVRFSRIFFLQQKHLKSEDHLVERNHIGTSDS